The DNA segment GACAGCCGAATTTTGACCACTCCATTCACTCTTCAGCGGCCGTCGTTTTAAGTTCTATCTGCCTTCTCTTTTTTCCCTCCCTCAATGTTTCCTTCAGCCTGTAGCTCTCCCAGGTGCACTCGATGATGTGTGCCTTGTGAGTCAGGCGGTCCAATAAGGCCGCCGTCATGTTGGGGTCTCCAAACACCTCCGTCCAGCTTCCGAATCCAAGGTTCGTCGTTACTATTACAGATCCCCTCTCGTGCCGTTCCGCAAAGACCTGAAATAAAAGTTCGCCTCCTTCCTTCGAAAAGGGAACGTAACCAAGTTCGTCCACTATGAGCAGGTCGTAACGGGCATATTTGCCCAGGGTGCGGGTGAGGGTTTTGTCGTCCCGGCTTTCCAGAAGTTCATTGGCAAGGTTGCAGGCCGTGGTGAAACGGACCCTCCTGTTGTCCCGGCAGGCTTCTATGCCAAGGGCAGTGGCAAGGTGAGTTTTGCCGCAGCCGCTTTTGCCGAGGAAGAGGACGTTTCTGCGGTCGGTGATGTAGTCTCCGGCGGCAAGTTTCCCTATGAGTCTTCTGTCAAGTTGCGGAGCCTCTTCGAAGTTGAAGGTCCCAAGGGTTTTGACCAGGGGGAAGCGGGCCTCCTTAAGCCGCCTTTTTTCCCTGTTTTCAAGCCGGATCTGGAGTTCAAGTTCGGTGAGTTCCAGGAGGAAGTTCCCGTAGCTGGCGCCCAACGCCTCGGACTGCCGAATCCTTTCTTCAAGATGCTTGGCCATGTTGCCCAGGTTGAGATTTTTGAGGTTCTCGTGAAGTTGCAGCAGGTGGCCAGCGTTCATTGTCCCGAACCCAGTGCGTCGTAAGCCGATATGTCGGCCGCGGGGAGGACTTTCCATCTGCCGTCCTCCAGCGGAGGGACCGTTTCTTCCCGCCTTTCGGCGCTCTCGAGGATGTGACGGATCCCGGCGGCGTTGCCAAGGCCCGTCTCAAGAGCCCGGGCGACCGCTTCTTCCAGGCGGTTTTGACCGTAGGTCCTGGTGAGGAGGAGGACGTCGATGAACTCCTTGACGCCCCGGTTTTCACCATGGCGGTCCAGGAACTGCTCCAGAAGGGTGGTCAATGATCTGCCCCAGGTCTTTCTCCATTCGCTCAGGGGCCGGGCGTCCCGGAAGGCTCCGGGGCGCTCCCGGAGGAGTTCAAGGTAGTGGTCACCGTCGAGTACCCAGTGGTTGTTGCCGTACTTTCTGCCGTGTACGGCCAGACGCTTTTCCCCGCAGTAGACTGCTACTTCCCCGACGGTCATGATAGCTCTGAGCAGGCGGCCGGAGTAGGAGGCGGGTATGGAGTAGCGGTTTTTGTCCACCATGACGGTGGCGTATTTGTCCGCTTTGACGGAGACGGTCCGCTCGTTGCAGTAGGGGTGCCGGGGGAGAGGGACGAGGGTTTCCTTTTCCCTTTCGTGAAGCTGCATTATTGTCCCCTCCCTACCGCTTATTTTGCGCTCCCCGCTGGAGATACACTCCTCAAGGAGCCGGTCGTTGATC comes from the Thermovirga sp. genome and includes:
- a CDS encoding ATP-binding protein translates to MNAGHLLQLHENLKNLNLGNMAKHLEERIRQSEALGASYGNFLLELTELELQIRLENREKRRLKEARFPLVKTLGTFNFEEAPQLDRRLIGKLAAGDYITDRRNVLFLGKSGCGKTHLATALGIEACRDNRRVRFTTACNLANELLESRDDKTLTRTLGKYARYDLLIVDELGYVPFSKEGGELLFQVFAERHERGSVIVTTNLGFGSWTEVFGDPNMTAALLDRLTHKAHIIECTWESYRLKETLREGKKRRQIELKTTAAEE